From the genome of Vigna angularis cultivar LongXiaoDou No.4 chromosome 11, ASM1680809v1, whole genome shotgun sequence, one region includes:
- the LOC108334176 gene encoding ankyrin repeat domain-containing protein 2B produces the protein MASDSKKDFPADDKAGTPENKTSKEETSSKDSPAGPRAASGPAAGFPNNPFDFSGMAGLLNDPSIKELAEQIAKDPSFNQMAEQLQKTFQGAPQDSVPNFDNQQYFSTMQQVMQNPNFMNMAERLGNALMQDPSMSAMLENFANPSNKDQLEERMARIKEDPSLKHILEEIETGGPAAMMRYWNDENVLRKLGQAMGLANTGDVGATAEHSGGDETEDLGNEDESIVHHTASVGDVEGLKTALASGADKDEEDSEGRTALHFACGYGEVKCAQVLLEAGAKVDALDKNKNTALHYAAGYGRKECVALLLENGAAVTLQNMDGKTPIDVAKLNNQNDVLKLLEKDAFL, from the exons atGGCTTCAGATTCCAAAAAGGATTTTCCTGCtg ATGACAAAGCTGGTACACCAGAGAATAAAACTTCCAAAGAAGAAACATCATCTAAAGATTCTCCAGCAGGACCAAGAGCTGCTTCCGGACCTGCAGCTGGGTTTCCAAACAACCCTTTTGATTTCTCGGGGATGGCTGGTCTGCTCAAT GATCCAAGTATCAAGGAATTGGCTGAACAGATAGCAAAAGATCCATCATTCAATCAGATGGCTGAACAGCTTCAGAAAACTTTTCAAGGAGCTCCACAGGATAGTGTCCCCAACTTTGATAACCAACAATATTTTTCAACCATGCAACAGGTTATGCAGAATCCTAATTTTATGAACATGGCTGAGCGTCTGGGTAATGCATTGATGCAG GATCCATCTATGTCTGCCATGCTTGAAAATTTTGCTAATCCCTCAAATAAAGACCAGCTTGAAGAAAGAATGGCACGAATCAAGGAGGATCCATCACTGAAACATATTTTGGAGGAGATAGAAACCGGTGGTCCTGCTGCTATGATGAG GTACTGGAATGATGAAAATGTTTTGAGGAAGTTGGGACAGGCAATGGGTCTTGCAAATACTGGAGATGTAGGTGCCACTGCTGAACATTCTGGGGGAGATGAGACAGAAGATTTGGGAAATGAAGATGAATCAATTGTTCATCATACTGCTAGTGTTGGTGATGTGGAG GGCTTGAAAACTGCACTAGCTTCTGGTGCTGACAAGGATGAAGAAGATTCTGAGGGAAGAACTGCCTTGCATTTTGCCTGTGGATATGGCGAG GTGAAGTGTGCTCAAGTTCTCCTTGAGGCTGGAGCAAAAGTGGATGCTTTGGACAAGAATAAGAACACTGCTCTCCATTACGCAGCCGGTTATGGCAGGAAGGAATGTGTGGCCCTTCTGCTTGAAAACGGTGCTGCAGT TACTCTGCAGAATATGGACGGGAAAACTCCTATAGATGTTGCGAAGTTAAATAATCAAAATGATGTCCTGAAGCTACTTGAGAAAGATGCTTTTCTGTAG